The Desulfobulbus propionicus DSM 2032 DNA segment GCGCAGGCGGACGAACAGGGTCATGGAGACAAAAATAATGGCGCAGATCAGGGCGGTCCCCAGATCGGGTTGCAGCATGATCAGCACAAACGGCAGGGCGGTAAGGAACACCGGTTTGATCAGATCGCGCAACCGGTAGCCGCCGGGAACGTCCATGTGGGCATAGCAGGACGCCAGGACCAGGATGAGTGCCAACTTGGCCGGCTCAGACGGCTGGAGATTGAAAAAACCGAGATCGATCCAGCGCTGGGAACCGGCGATGGCCTTGACAAACAGCAGGGTGTAGATGAGCAGCGCCAGGATGATGGCATAGAGCGCATAGCCGAATTTGGCGATCCGCTGATATTCCTGGGTCAGCACCACCAGAATGAGAACCAGGCCCACCGAGAAAAAGAGCAGCTGTTTGTAGAAAACCGAGGACGCGCCGTTGTCCGCGATATAGGTGGAACTGTACAGATTGGTCAGCGCCATCCCCCCCACGAGAAGCAGCATCAAGAGCATGACCCAATCGAAGTGGTGCAGCAAACGTCTGTCAAATTGAAACATATCGGTCAGTTGGTCGGTTGATTCGGTTGGCCGCCTTCTTCCTCGGCTTCATCGGGAGGCGGGTCGGTTTCTTCAATCATGTCCTGGGAGAGGATAACCCGATTGCCGCTTGCCGTGTCCGCCGTGTTTTCCGCCGACCCCTTCAATTTATCCTCGAAATACCTGTTGAGAATTTTGGCGGCGATCGGCGCCGAGGCGGAACCGCCGTGCAGGCCGTGCTCGACCAGCACGGTAACCACGATTTCCGGGTTGGCTGCCGGGGCAAAGCAGGTAAACCAGGCGTGATCCCGGTATTCATAGGGAATGTTTTCTTCTTTCAGATGCTTGTACTGGGCAAGCCGCACCACCTGCGCGGTACCGGTCTTGCCGCCGACAATGATCCCATGGGCATCGATCTGCGCCTCCCGTCCGGTTCCCCGCCGACCGTTGACCGCCTCGATCATGCCCTCGCGCACCAGCTTGAGGTTCCGTCCCTGCCCCGACAGTCGTGAAAGCACCTCTGGCTGAAAGGAGCTGACCAGCTTGCCGTCCGGGTCCCTGACCTGTTCGACAATCGTCGGTTTGTACAGGGTACCGCCATTGGCGATCACCGAGGTCATCAGGGCGATCTGCAACGGAGTGGTCAAGTCATACCCCTGGCCGATGGCGATGGAAAGGGTTTCTCCTTCATGCCATTTGACCCCATAGCGTTTCTTTTTCCATTCCGAGGTCGGAACAATACCTGCTTTTTCATGCTCCATTTCCACCCCGGTTTTTTCGCCCAGGCCGAACAGCTTGGCGTAGCGCCCCAGTCGATCGACACCCAGTTTCAGGCCAACCTGGTAAAAATAGACGTCGCAGGATTCCCCCAGTGCCCGGCGTAGACTGACGGTGCCATGGCCACCTTTTTTCCAGCAGCGATAGACGCGGTTGCCGAAGCGGTAAAAACCGGGGCAGAAAACAGTGGTATCGGGGGTGACAATGCCTTCGGCCAGTCCGGCAAAGGCGGTGACCGGTTTGTAGGTCGAGCCTGGCGGATACTGCCCCTGGACGACCTTGTTGATCAGCGGATGCAGGGGATTGTCGAGCATCTCCTGCCAGGCCTTCTGCGAGATGCCGCCGACGAATTCCTCCAGGTGCAGTTCGGGCGCGCTGGCCAGCACCAGCAGGCGGCCGGTGTTGGCTTCCATGGCCACCACCGCGCCGGCACGATTCTTCGCCGCCATCTCCTCCTCGGCGATTTTTTGTAGCTCCACATCCAGGGTCAGATGCAGGTCATTGCCCGGCAGCGGCTCGTCCCCTTTGAGGTTCTGCTGTTCAAATCCCAGGGCGTTGACTTCTTTGTTGTCATGCCCTTTTTCGCCGCGTAGGTCGACCTCACGCAACCGTTCCAACCCCATCTTGCCAATGAGATCGCCGCCCTTGTAGCGAGTCTTGTCCGCCTTGTCCAGTTCCGCCTTGCTGATCTCGCCCATGTAACCGATCAGATGCGAGGCCAAGTTGCCGAAGTGGTAGATGCGCAGCGGCACGACCTCGATTTTGATCTCGGGCAGATACATGCGGTTGTTCTCGATCCTGGCCACGGTTTCCCAGTCGATATCCTCGGCGAGCCGCACCGGCAGATGCCCCGGGGTTCCGGACATCTTGCGGATTTTTTCCAAGAGCACGGATGGGTCTTCCCTGAGTATCCGGGTCAGATTCTTGAGCCACTCATCATCGATCTTGTTGTTTTCCCGCATCCAGACAACATTGAACGACGGCCGGTTGGTGACGATTTCCCGCCCCTTGCTGTCGTAAATATTGCCGCGCGGCGCGGCGATTTCCACCGAGCGCACCCGATTGGAATCGGCCAGGGTGCTGTAGTAGTCGCCTTGTTGAACCTGGAGAAACCAGAGACGGGTGACGATCACCGCAAAGAAAAATATCAAAATAACAACGGCATAAAGAGCTTTTTTTCTGTAGCCGTTCAGGTCGCTCTCGTCGCGTTGGGTCAGCTTGGTCACGCCGTTGTCCTTGCGGCGCTCGGCGTCGAGCAGGGGCTCCGCTCTCTTCCGGTTGGATTTCCGGATATTGTTCCCATTGCTGCCTAACAGATCGGCCACACTCATCGCGGATGTTCCTCCTAACCCCGGTTTACCCTTCAGGCCTTCCGTCTGCGCCGGTTATCGTTGCGCAGCCGGAGCCTGTTCCAGGGGAGATAATTGCGATGCGAGTATTTTTGCACCAGATCGAACACATAGAACATCGGAAAGGTCAGGGCGGCGACCAGCAGGGCACGAACCGCCATCCGCCACATGGACCAGGCGACCATCTGGCCAGGCTGAAGCAGTTCAAGCAGCAGGTAGACCAGCCAGGAGACGACGAGATAGCTGCCGCCGACTAGGGGTATTTGATACAGCGACTCACTGATGGGCAACTTGCCGGCTATGGTCCGGATGAGAAAAAAGCCGCTGAAGCAGATCAGGGCATAGGTTCCGAGTACGGTTCCGGAGAACACGTCAAGGACGCAGACCAAGGGAAAAAGGATGACCAGACTGCGCAGTACATCGAGCCGATAGGCTAGATAGGCCACCAGAACATAGTACAGATCCGGCGCCAGCAGCCAAACGGGCATGGGCATGAAAATAGTTGTCTGCAGGATAACCAGCAGCATGCCGACCACAATAAAGTTCGCAACAACCATTGTCCGTCACTTCCGCATCTTTTCCGAACCCAGCCCCAGACAGGGTGTTTGGCGAGCCAGCCCAGCCAAGATCAAGGCTGCGCCATCTGCTTGATCTCGATCATGTTCGGCTGATGAAGGATCAGCAGGTTTTCGAGTTTCTGGTAATCGACCGAGGGGGTCACCTCGATCTCATGAAACATGCCGCGGGGTTTTTTGATGATCTTGGACACCACGCCCACCTGCAACCCGGTGGGGAACACGCCGCCATATCCGGCGGTGACCACATGATCCCCTTCCTTGACCTCGGCGGTTTTGAGGATGTACTCCAAGCGGTAGGTCAAGGTGCCGTTGCCTTTGAGGATACCGCGCACCCTGGTTTCCTGCAGCAGGACATCGATGGCGCTGGACGGGGCGATGGCCAGCAGCACCTTGGCGTAATTGGGGGTGATGGTGAACACCTGGCCGACGACACCGTCGTTGTTGACCACCGGGTCGCCCTTCATGATCCCGCTGTTGGAACCTTGATCGATGATCACCGATCGGAACATGGCGGAGGGATCTTTGCCGATGATCGTCGCCGCCACACTGCTCTGCTCGCCCAGGGTGTTTTTGAACTCCAGCAGTTTGCGCAGACTGGCGTTGGTGGCCATGGCCTCGCGGCTTTTGTTGAGGAGCTGTTCGTTTTCCTGCAGCTGCTGCACCAGGCGTTTATTTTCCTCGCGCAGGCGCAGGCTGTCCTGGAGAATATCGATGTATTCGCTTTTAAATTTCTCCACGGATGCACTGCCGATGGCGACAAACTTCTGCAACGGTCCCGCCGCTTCAAGGATCAGCTTGTGCAGCGAGCCAAAATTCTGGCTGCCCAGGGTGGAGACCAGAAAGATAAACGCCGAGGTCAACAGAAAGCCGGCAAGCAGGACGATACGGAAAAGCCGAAAGTGATCGCTTCGTTTTCTGGAGCTTTTTTTTCTCATGAAGATACGGCGGAAATCAACAATGCACCGGGCGGATGACAGAAGAATACAAACAGACCTTCGGGCGCGCCAGGATTAATCGATGGCTATTTCTCGAAGAATTTCCAAGTTATCCAAGGCTTGGCCGGAACCGAGCACCACCGAGGACAGTGGGTCGTCAGCGACAATGATCGGCATGCCGGTTTCGAGTTTCAGCCGCGTGTCGAGATTTTTCAGCAGGGCGCCGCCGCCGGTCAGCACGATGCCCGAGTCGACGATGTCGGCGGACAGTTCGGGAGGGGTCTGTTCCAAGGCCACGCGCACGGCGTCAACGATCACATCAACTTGTTCGGCAATGGCGGATTGAATTTCCTTGGAGGTAATGGTCAGAGTTTTGGGGATGCCGGACACCAGGTCGCGGCCCTTGATGTCCATGGTTTCGTACGGTTCCTCCGGCAGCACGTTACCGATGGTGGTCTTGATCTCCTCGGCGGTGCGTTCGCCGATGGCCAGATTGTGCTTGCGCTTGATGAACTGCAGGATGGCATCATCCATCTTGTCCCCGGCCACACGCACCGATTTGGCGTAGACGATGCCGGCCAGGGAGATCACCGCCACTTCGGTGGTGCCGCCGCCGATATCGACGATCATGTTGGCGGTCGGCTCGGTGATTGGCAGGTTGGCGCCGATGGCCGCTGCCATCGGTTCCTCGATGAGGTAGACCTCCCGGGCGCCGGCCGATTCCGCCGTATCGCGCACCGCTCGCTTCTCCACCTGGGTGATGCCCGACGGCACGGAGATGATGATCCGGGGGTGGACCAGGGTACGGCGGTTGTGCACTTTATTGATGAAGTAGCGCAACATGGCCTCGGTCACTTCGAAATCGGCGATGACGCCGTCCTTCATCGGCCGGATGGCGACGATATTGCCTGGGGTGCGGCCGAGCATCTCCTTGGCCTCCTTGCCCACCGCCAGTACCCGGCTGCCGCGAGCGTCCTTGCGGACCGCGACCACTGAAGGTTCACGCAGAACGATCCCTTTGCCCTTGACATACAGCACGGTATTCGCGGTACCGAGATCGATTGCCAAATCGTTGGACATCCAGCCAAAAAGAAAATTGAACGGAGAAAACATTCCGATATCACCTGTAAAGTCATAATGTTGTCAGCGCGCTTGATACACAGCGAATGGCAGGAAGGATGCTGGCGGCTGAGCTGTGAAAAAGAGAAGGATCATCAAAAAGCCCTTTACATTACCAACAGAACCGGTGCTTGGCAATCGATATGGGCTTGGCAATCGATATGGCGGGGAGACGAAAAAGAATTGAGAAAAACTTGACAGCCACATGGCAAGCATGGTAATTGCCATTCCAACAAATGCATGGGGCTATAGCTCAGCTGGGAGAGCGCTTGAATGGCATTCAAGAGGTCACCGGTTCGATCCCG contains these protein-coding regions:
- the mrdA gene encoding penicillin-binding protein 2, translated to MSVADLLGSNGNNIRKSNRKRAEPLLDAERRKDNGVTKLTQRDESDLNGYRKKALYAVVILIFFFAVIVTRLWFLQVQQGDYYSTLADSNRVRSVEIAAPRGNIYDSKGREIVTNRPSFNVVWMRENNKIDDEWLKNLTRILREDPSVLLEKIRKMSGTPGHLPVRLAEDIDWETVARIENNRMYLPEIKIEVVPLRIYHFGNLASHLIGYMGEISKAELDKADKTRYKGGDLIGKMGLERLREVDLRGEKGHDNKEVNALGFEQQNLKGDEPLPGNDLHLTLDVELQKIAEEEMAAKNRAGAVVAMEANTGRLLVLASAPELHLEEFVGGISQKAWQEMLDNPLHPLINKVVQGQYPPGSTYKPVTAFAGLAEGIVTPDTTVFCPGFYRFGNRVYRCWKKGGHGTVSLRRALGESCDVYFYQVGLKLGVDRLGRYAKLFGLGEKTGVEMEHEKAGIVPTSEWKKKRYGVKWHEGETLSIAIGQGYDLTTPLQIALMTSVIANGGTLYKPTIVEQVRDPDGKLVSSFQPEVLSRLSGQGRNLKLVREGMIEAVNGRRGTGREAQIDAHGIIVGGKTGTAQVVRLAQYKHLKEENIPYEYRDHAWFTCFAPAANPEIVVTVLVEHGLHGGSASAPIAAKILNRYFEDKLKGSAENTADTASGNRVILSQDMIEETDPPPDEAEEEGGQPNQPTN
- the mreC gene encoding rod shape-determining protein MreC; protein product: MRKKSSRKRSDHFRLFRIVLLAGFLLTSAFIFLVSTLGSQNFGSLHKLILEAAGPLQKFVAIGSASVEKFKSEYIDILQDSLRLREENKRLVQQLQENEQLLNKSREAMATNASLRKLLEFKNTLGEQSSVAATIIGKDPSAMFRSVIIDQGSNSGIMKGDPVVNNDGVVGQVFTITPNYAKVLLAIAPSSAIDVLLQETRVRGILKGNGTLTYRLEYILKTAEVKEGDHVVTAGYGGVFPTGLQVGVVSKIIKKPRGMFHEIEVTPSVDYQKLENLLILHQPNMIEIKQMAQP
- a CDS encoding rod shape-determining protein; its protein translation is MFSPFNFLFGWMSNDLAIDLGTANTVLYVKGKGIVLREPSVVAVRKDARGSRVLAVGKEAKEMLGRTPGNIVAIRPMKDGVIADFEVTEAMLRYFINKVHNRRTLVHPRIIISVPSGITQVEKRAVRDTAESAGAREVYLIEEPMAAAIGANLPITEPTANMIVDIGGGTTEVAVISLAGIVYAKSVRVAGDKMDDAILQFIKRKHNLAIGERTAEEIKTTIGNVLPEEPYETMDIKGRDLVSGIPKTLTITSKEIQSAIAEQVDVIVDAVRVALEQTPPELSADIVDSGIVLTGGGALLKNLDTRLKLETGMPIIVADDPLSSVVLGSGQALDNLEILREIAID